Proteins encoded together in one bacterium window:
- a CDS encoding PilT/PilU family type 4a pilus ATPase encodes MELKILLEKMVKVNASDLHLKAGAPPVFRIDGRLVIEKGESLTPETLKTMAYQIMTPSQQQAFERMKEMDFAIGVRGVGRFRVNIFLQRGSIAIAMRAIPISVKRIDELNLPAILKELSLKPRGLMLCTGTTGSGKSTTLAALIEHLNENASRHIITIEDPIEYLFRDNLSIINQREVLMDTISFSIALRHILRQDPDVILIGEIRDRETMDVALKAADTGHLVLSTLHTLNAAETINRIISFYPPHQHQHIRVLLATTLVGVVSLRLLPRADGKGRIPAVEVLISTPTVKEYLLDPVKTLLVQSAIEEGYGQYGMQTFDQSIFRLYKDGQIAYDDAIQAVSNPDEFKLRLVGIEATAERGWGSFEKK; translated from the coding sequence ATGGAACTAAAAATATTGTTGGAAAAGATGGTGAAGGTCAACGCGTCTGACTTGCATCTCAAGGCGGGCGCGCCGCCGGTCTTCAGGATCGACGGACGTCTCGTCATAGAAAAGGGCGAGTCGCTTACACCGGAAACGCTTAAGACCATGGCATACCAGATCATGACCCCTTCGCAGCAGCAGGCTTTTGAACGCATGAAGGAAATGGATTTTGCCATTGGCGTCCGCGGCGTCGGCCGTTTCCGGGTCAATATCTTCCTCCAGCGCGGCAGTATCGCGATCGCAATGAGGGCCATCCCGATCTCGGTGAAGCGGATCGATGAGTTGAACCTGCCCGCGATCCTTAAGGAGCTCTCCCTGAAACCGCGGGGTTTGATGTTGTGCACGGGGACGACCGGCAGCGGAAAATCAACGACGCTGGCCGCGTTGATCGAGCATTTGAACGAGAACGCCTCGCGCCATATCATTACCATTGAAGATCCGATCGAATATCTGTTCCGCGACAATCTTTCGATAATAAACCAGCGGGAAGTATTGATGGATACAATATCGTTCTCGATCGCCCTCCGGCACATCCTGCGGCAGGATCCGGACGTGATCCTGATCGGCGAGATCAGGGACCGGGAAACAATGGACGTCGCTTTAAAGGCTGCGGATACCGGGCATCTGGTGCTGTCCACCCTGCATACCCTCAACGCGGCTGAGACGATCAACCGCATAATCTCTTTTTATCCGCCTCACCAGCACCAGCACATCAGAGTGCTGCTGGCAACAACGCTCGTGGGGGTGGTTTCGCTCCGCCTGCTGCCGCGGGCCGACGGCAAGGGGAGGATCCCCGCCGTCGAAGTTTTAATCTCAACACCCACCGTCAAAGAATACCTGCTGGACCCGGTCAAGACACTCCTTGTCCAGTCAGCGATCGAGGAGGGGTACGGGCAGTACGGCATGCAGACGTTCGATCAGTCCATTTTCCGTCTTTACAAAGACGGGCAGATCGCTTACGATGATGCTATCCAGGCCGTCTCCAACCCGGATGAATTCAAACTGCGTCTGGTAGGTATCGAAGCAACGGCGGAACGGGGCTGGGGTTCCTTCGAGAAGAAGTAA
- the accB gene encoding acetyl-CoA carboxylase biotin carboxyl carrier protein yields the protein MRSRDVEKLIRIVQESDIAELEITDFWGRRIRISKTAGVKGETGMVPGVVVTQASESAAAAAKLAEKTSEEKTEKKNVVAIRSPIVGSFYRSPAPDAPPYVEVGDTVKPGQVVCIVEAMKLMNEIESDIAGKVAKILVKNEEAVEYNQELFLIEPL from the coding sequence ATGAGATCGCGGGATGTTGAAAAACTTATCAGGATCGTCCAGGAGAGCGATATCGCGGAACTTGAGATCACCGACTTCTGGGGCCGGCGGATCAGGATCAGCAAAACGGCGGGCGTAAAAGGGGAAACAGGCATGGTTCCGGGCGTGGTCGTAACGCAGGCCAGTGAATCGGCGGCCGCCGCGGCCAAACTGGCCGAGAAAACATCAGAAGAAAAGACGGAGAAGAAAAACGTCGTCGCCATCCGCTCGCCGATCGTGGGATCTTTCTACCGGTCGCCGGCGCCCGATGCTCCGCCTTATGTTGAAGTGGGCGACACGGTAAAGCCGGGACAGGTCGTCTGCATTGTTGAAGCGATGAAACTGATGAACGAGATCGAGAGCGATATCGCGGGCAAAGTCGCCAAGATCCTTGTGAAGAACGAAGAAGCGGTGGAATATAACCAGGAATTATTTCTCATCGAACCATTATAG